One genomic window of Luteitalea pratensis includes the following:
- a CDS encoding HDOD domain-containing protein, with product MHSRSLIDVLGDELARNDLQLPVYPAIATRIQALAASGTGTSDQFEMLLAHDPAIASQVLRTANSAFYAGLSSVATIRAAVMRLGLDQLVSLAVACAQKGQFTGQDPQIQRLMSQLWQHSVAVAFGSRWLAERSGYRSLAGECFMAGLFHDIGKLLILKVLDDLRRRGEWTLELPPSLVQELLTSLHAEQGARLIQQWNLSPLYADVARRHGMPSIGEANPVHLVVRLVNNACTKLGINLYRQDGIALTASLEAAALGLKEVVIAELEIMLEDGMQTLAA from the coding sequence ATGCATTCGCGGTCCCTGATCGATGTCCTCGGCGACGAACTCGCTCGAAACGACCTGCAGCTGCCCGTCTACCCCGCGATCGCGACGAGGATTCAAGCCCTCGCGGCCTCTGGAACCGGCACGTCCGATCAGTTCGAGATGCTGCTCGCGCACGACCCGGCGATTGCGTCCCAGGTGCTGCGCACGGCCAACTCGGCCTTTTACGCCGGCCTCAGTTCGGTGGCGACGATTCGGGCCGCGGTGATGCGGCTCGGCCTCGACCAGCTGGTGTCGCTGGCCGTGGCCTGCGCGCAGAAGGGCCAGTTCACGGGCCAGGATCCGCAGATCCAGCGGCTGATGTCGCAGCTGTGGCAGCACTCGGTGGCGGTCGCGTTCGGATCGCGCTGGCTGGCCGAGCGGTCGGGCTATCGCTCGCTGGCGGGCGAGTGCTTCATGGCCGGGCTCTTCCACGACATCGGCAAGCTCCTGATCCTGAAGGTGCTCGACGACCTGCGCCGCAGGGGCGAATGGACACTCGAGTTGCCACCGTCGCTCGTCCAGGAACTGCTGACCTCACTGCACGCCGAGCAAGGTGCCCGCCTCATCCAGCAATGGAATCTGTCGCCGCTCTACGCCGATGTGGCCCGGCGGCACGGAATGCCCTCCATCGGCGAGGCCAATCCGGTGCACCTCGTTGTCCGACTTGTGAACAACGCGTGTACGAAGCTCGGGATCAATCTGTACAGGCAGGACGGCATTGCGCTCACCGCATCGCTGGAGGCGGCGGCCCTCGGGCTGAAGGAAGTGGTCATCGCGGAACTCGAGATCATGCTCGAGGACGGGATGCAGACCCTCGCCGCCTGA
- a CDS encoding DUF4112 domain-containing protein has translation MALPPPRQMDDAHLERLRRWSELLDQAFRIPGTNIRFGWDVIVGLIPGIGELSSPLFGTLLLIQAYRMRVPAIVQARMVINAMVDALLGLVPGLGNVADIFWKANTWNMRLLDRHARPGVPHSRFDALFVWGCILLLLAAAAIPVALAVWVAAWLYSLA, from the coding sequence ATGGCCCTCCCGCCGCCGCGGCAGATGGACGATGCGCACCTCGAGCGCCTGCGGCGCTGGAGCGAACTGCTCGATCAGGCGTTCCGCATTCCGGGCACCAACATCCGCTTCGGTTGGGACGTCATCGTCGGGTTGATCCCCGGCATCGGCGAGTTGAGCAGCCCACTGTTCGGGACGCTGCTGCTGATCCAGGCCTACCGGATGCGGGTGCCGGCCATCGTGCAGGCCCGGATGGTGATCAACGCGATGGTCGATGCACTGCTCGGCCTGGTGCCGGGGCTCGGCAACGTCGCCGACATCTTCTGGAAGGCCAACACCTGGAACATGCGGTTGCTGGATCGGCACGCCCGGCCGGGCGTGCCGCACTCGCGCTTCGACGCGCTGTTCGTGTGGGGCTGCATCCTGCTGCTGTTGGCCGCGGCGGCGATTCCCGTGGCGCTGGCCGTGTGGGTCGCCGCGTGGCTCTATTCGCTGGCCTGA
- a CDS encoding copper resistance system multicopper oxidase, with amino-acid sequence MSPEHRALASQQLSRRTFVRGLAAGGVVAAAGALRAPTSAWGMASPASAAVPPQVLQGRDFDLEIGRSRVDFTGAQRSAITVNGSLPAPLLQWRQGDVVTMRVRNTLDEVASIHWHGLVLPANMDGVPGLSFDGIPAGGGYTYRFPVLQAGTYWYHSHSGFQEQQGLYGPIVIHPRDPDPVSYDREHVLLLTDWTDEDARRVFRKLKKESTYYNWRQRTLVDLVGDLRDKGWSETMADRVAWGQMRMSAGDLADVTGSTYTYLLNGTAPAGNWTGLFKPGERVRLRVINGSAMSYFDVRIPGLTLTVVAADGMPVRPVTVDEFRIAVAETYDVIVEPSGQDAYAIVAQAMDRTGMACGTLAVRPGLQASVPALDPRPVLTVGDMGHGGHQGTGTNAERRTPNAEANVERRTPNVDPHAGHTMPAQGAPVEANVRTPNPVQDHRNSGTQENKAPDAAAKADANVDPHAGHGAPKPDQHGGHAAMTMQAHPASEQGNPLVDMQTMLPVSRLDDPGIGLRDNGRRVLTYGDLRSTFEDPDGRQPTRTIELHLTGHMERFAWSFNGQKFSDAEPIRLTYGERVRVVLVNDTMMTHPIHLHGMWSDLEDDEGQFMVRKHTIDMPPGTRRTYRVTADALGRWAYHCHMLFHMEAGMMREVHVVEGGQS; translated from the coding sequence ATGAGCCCGGAGCACCGAGCACTTGCCTCGCAACAACTGTCACGCCGCACGTTCGTACGCGGCCTCGCCGCCGGCGGCGTCGTCGCCGCGGCGGGGGCGCTGCGCGCGCCGACGTCTGCCTGGGGCATGGCCTCACCGGCCAGCGCCGCCGTGCCGCCGCAGGTGTTGCAGGGGCGTGACTTCGATCTCGAGATTGGTCGGTCGCGTGTCGACTTCACGGGCGCCCAACGCTCTGCGATCACCGTCAACGGCTCGCTGCCCGCGCCGCTGCTGCAGTGGCGCCAGGGCGACGTGGTCACCATGCGCGTTCGCAACACGCTCGACGAGGTCGCCTCGATTCACTGGCACGGGCTCGTCCTGCCGGCGAACATGGACGGCGTCCCCGGCCTCAGCTTCGACGGCATCCCCGCGGGCGGCGGCTATACGTATCGATTCCCCGTCCTGCAGGCGGGCACGTACTGGTATCACAGCCACTCGGGCTTTCAGGAGCAGCAGGGACTCTACGGGCCGATCGTCATCCACCCACGAGATCCCGACCCCGTCTCCTACGACCGCGAGCACGTGCTGCTGCTCACCGACTGGACCGACGAGGACGCGCGGCGCGTCTTTCGCAAGCTGAAGAAGGAATCGACCTACTACAACTGGCGCCAGCGCACGCTGGTCGATCTCGTTGGCGACCTGCGCGACAAGGGCTGGTCCGAGACGATGGCGGACCGCGTGGCGTGGGGACAGATGCGGATGAGTGCCGGCGATCTCGCCGACGTGACCGGCTCCACCTACACGTACCTGCTGAACGGTACCGCGCCGGCGGGCAACTGGACCGGCCTGTTCAAGCCAGGCGAGCGGGTGCGGCTGCGCGTCATCAACGGATCGGCGATGTCGTACTTCGACGTGCGCATTCCGGGCCTGACGCTGACCGTCGTCGCTGCCGACGGCATGCCCGTGCGCCCGGTGACCGTCGATGAATTCCGCATCGCGGTCGCCGAAACCTACGACGTGATCGTCGAGCCCTCAGGCCAGGACGCCTACGCGATCGTCGCGCAGGCCATGGATCGCACGGGCATGGCCTGCGGCACGCTCGCCGTTCGTCCCGGGCTGCAGGCCAGCGTCCCTGCACTCGATCCCCGTCCGGTGCTCACAGTGGGCGACATGGGACACGGGGGGCATCAAGGGACTGGGACGAACGCTGAACGCCGAACGCCGAACGCCGAAGCAAACGTCGAACGCCGAACGCCGAACGTCGACCCGCATGCGGGCCACACGATGCCGGCCCAGGGCGCGCCCGTCGAAGCAAACGTCCGAACGCCGAACCCAGTGCAGGATCACAGGAACTCAGGAACGCAGGAAAACAAGGCGCCCGACGCTGCCGCGAAGGCCGATGCGAACGTTGACCCACACGCGGGACATGGAGCGCCGAAGCCCGACCAGCACGGTGGGCACGCGGCGATGACGATGCAGGCGCATCCCGCGAGCGAGCAGGGCAATCCGCTCGTCGACATGCAGACGATGCTGCCGGTGTCGCGCCTCGACGATCCGGGCATCGGCTTGCGTGACAACGGCCGTCGGGTGCTCACCTACGGCGATCTGCGCAGCACCTTCGAGGACCCGGACGGACGCCAGCCGACAAGGACCATCGAACTGCACCTGACCGGCCACATGGAGCGTTTCGCGTGGTCGTTCAACGGGCAGAAATTCTCCGACGCCGAACCGATCCGGCTCACCTACGGCGAGCGCGTGCGCGTCGTGCTCGTCAACGACACGATGATGACGCATCCGATCCACCTGCACGGCATGTGGAGCGACCTCGAGGACGACGAGGGGCAGTTCATGGTGCGCAAGCACACCATCGACATGCCACCGGGCACGCGGCGCACGTATCGCGTCACCGCCGACGCGTTGGGCCGGTGGGCGTATCACTGCCACATGTTGTTCCACATGGAAGCCGGGATGATGCGAGAGGTGCACGTGGTGGAGGGCGGCCAGTCATGA